A window of the Clostridium sp. 'White wine YQ' genome harbors these coding sequences:
- a CDS encoding sigma-70 family RNA polymerase sigma factor, with translation MKLKSEDIVEELRRKNSKAMDLAIEKYSNLLNKVVYSVLGSYGDGDYIEECLNDIFLSIWRNIDKFFGDEQKFKNWICAIARHKSIDYSRKKARLRLLDNIDDLNIVGNEYVEERLILKEFKDEILTHINKLSELDKNIFLKKYFREMSVEEIANELGLTRGNVNTHLSRSMKVLRRKLKDSYVEVI, from the coding sequence ATGAAGCTTAAGAGTGAAGATATTGTAGAAGAACTAAGAAGAAAAAATTCTAAGGCAATGGACTTGGCAATAGAGAAATACAGTAACTTACTTAATAAAGTAGTTTACTCTGTGCTTGGTAGTTATGGAGATGGTGACTATATTGAGGAATGTTTAAATGATATTTTTTTATCCATATGGAGAAATATAGATAAGTTTTTTGGCGATGAACAGAAATTCAAAAATTGGATTTGTGCTATAGCAAGGCATAAGTCTATTGATTATAGTAGAAAAAAAGCAAGATTAAGATTGTTAGATAATATTGATGATTTAAATATAGTAGGGAATGAGTATGTAGAAGAACGATTGATTTTGAAGGAATTTAAGGATGAAATACTAACTCACATAAATAAATTAAGCGAATTAGACAAAAATATATTTTTGAAAAAATATTTTAGAGAGATGTCAGTGGAAGAGATAGCAAATGAATTAGGACTTACTAGAGGAAATGTAAATACACATCTAAGTAGAAGTATGAAGGTTTTAAGAAGGAAATTAAAAGATTCTTATGTGGAGGTTATTTAA
- a CDS encoding AraC family transcriptional regulator, producing MKLNNLYFNIHYCNHRFVDEKKDFSKKLTRRINHHELLLVNGGKGYISIEDKRYRIEKGMLFYFNPSMTHTIEVDEKLPMCFLSVHFNYVELSYSEDAWVTKGSDELLPLNSMEKLMDYYTIDILFRKLTSLWDEKLLGYEFASKTILQELLYEILKNIKRKKSNYSTALKVNNIISYLNENIKRKVTLNELSELVKLSPTYLSRSFKEITGYSIIEFFNKMKIDKAKELIIDGDKKVKEVAEVLGFKDEFYFSRIFKRIEGISPSEFYSKNVHGV from the coding sequence ATGAAGTTAAATAATTTATATTTCAATATACATTATTGTAACCATAGATTTGTGGATGAGAAAAAAGATTTCTCGAAAAAGCTAACTAGAAGAATCAATCATCATGAGCTTTTGCTAGTGAATGGTGGAAAAGGTTATATTTCTATAGAGGATAAAAGATATAGAATTGAAAAGGGGATGTTGTTTTATTTTAATCCTAGCATGACACACACTATAGAGGTAGATGAGAAATTGCCAATGTGCTTTTTATCTGTTCATTTCAACTATGTAGAACTAAGTTATTCAGAAGATGCTTGGGTAACTAAGGGGAGTGATGAGTTACTCCCTCTAAATTCAATGGAAAAATTAATGGATTATTATACTATAGATATTTTATTTAGAAAATTAACTAGTCTTTGGGATGAAAAATTATTGGGATATGAATTTGCATCAAAGACAATATTGCAAGAGTTATTATATGAAATATTAAAAAATATAAAGAGAAAGAAATCTAATTATTCTACTGCTTTAAAAGTTAATAATATAATTTCTTATCTAAATGAAAACATAAAAAGAAAGGTAACACTTAATGAATTATCAGAATTAGTTAAACTGTCGCCTACATATTTATCAAGATCCTTTAAAGAAATTACAGGTTATTCTATAATAGAATTTTTTAATAAGATGAAGATCGATAAGGCTAAAGAGCTTATTATAGATGGGGATAAAAAAGTTAAGGAAGTGGCAGAAGTTTTAGGTTTTAAAGATGAATTCTACTTTAGCAGAATTTTTAAAAGAATAGAAGGAATAAGTCCATCAGAATTTTATAGCAAAAATGTCCATGGAGTCTAA
- a CDS encoding DUF4179 domain-containing protein yields the protein MNDLYEFFNEVDMDVEKYEAIDANISDMTKKRLIRNFRKSEDNFKFKRELKLGKIPVAVGLAMVIGSIFMIENPALAKSMPVVGTVLNFLEENSTFINPEYSKYKENLNIESEDKGIAITLNSAVYDGNYLYLNYKLKSNKSFDASNVIDKATLTINGVQINGNQKLLEKENVNKDYKIYDDELISTGEIPNKLGGTSEDALQEYGEYVGLARWDLSNYQIDKKVNIEFNIDSIGKTQGNWSFKFSASKDQLIAKTTRIDNAGTLKIQDNMKLNLDKIIISPFGTTIENTMVTEKGKWKDKIMGEKSTSLLYNYVFVTDKGEELFPEVERVLHEENSNGKDVYKRYTRFTAPKEIPSSITIVPILQKKDIINYDINDYEWIKIGDLKIGKEIPQGKGSAIVINSIHKSDKYTKINISFKGLDIIHRNNIFVVKDKERYGYLINNLTDKKKEFELSEVKRDPEEFKKPDRGLKNYSVSGNNYTFKGIISDDAYLAVPKYDSFYEVDLKDSIKINLN from the coding sequence ATGAATGATTTATATGAATTTTTTAATGAAGTAGATATGGATGTGGAGAAATACGAAGCAATTGATGCAAATATATCAGATATGACGAAGAAAAGATTAATTAGGAATTTCAGAAAATCAGAAGATAATTTTAAATTTAAAAGAGAACTTAAGTTGGGGAAAATACCAGTTGCTGTTGGGCTTGCAATGGTAATAGGTTCGATTTTTATGATTGAAAATCCAGCTTTAGCAAAGAGTATGCCAGTGGTAGGGACGGTTCTTAATTTCTTAGAAGAAAATTCAACTTTCATTAATCCTGAGTACTCAAAATATAAAGAAAATCTTAACATAGAGTCAGAAGATAAAGGAATTGCTATTACACTTAATTCTGCAGTATATGATGGGAATTATTTATATCTAAACTACAAACTTAAAAGTAATAAGAGCTTTGACGCATCTAATGTGATAGATAAAGCAACATTGACAATCAATGGAGTACAGATAAACGGAAATCAAAAGTTGCTAGAAAAAGAAAATGTTAATAAAGATTATAAAATTTATGATGATGAACTAATATCTACTGGAGAAATACCCAATAAATTAGGAGGAACATCGGAAGATGCTTTACAGGAATATGGGGAATATGTTGGACTAGCTAGATGGGATTTATCTAATTATCAAATAGATAAAAAAGTAAATATAGAATTTAATATAGATAGTATAGGGAAGACACAAGGAAATTGGAGTTTTAAGTTTAGTGCTTCAAAGGATCAACTTATAGCAAAAACGACAAGAATAGATAATGCAGGGACATTAAAAATACAAGACAATATGAAATTGAATTTAGATAAGATTATTATTTCTCCATTTGGAACTACGATTGAAAATACAATGGTAACGGAAAAAGGAAAGTGGAAGGATAAAATAATGGGAGAAAAATCAACAAGCCTATTATATAATTATGTATTTGTAACAGATAAGGGAGAAGAGTTGTTCCCAGAAGTAGAGAGAGTTTTACATGAAGAGAATAGTAATGGAAAAGATGTATATAAAAGATATACTAGATTCACAGCTCCAAAGGAAATTCCGAGCTCAATAACCATAGTTCCAATACTTCAAAAGAAGGATATAATTAATTATGATATAAATGATTATGAGTGGATTAAGATAGGAGACTTAAAGATAGGTAAAGAAATACCTCAAGGAAAAGGTAGTGCTATTGTAATTAATTCAATTCATAAAAGTGATAAGTATACAAAGATAAATATTTCATTTAAAGGCTTAGATATAATTCATAGAAATAATATTTTCGTGGTGAAAGATAAAGAGAGATATGGATACTTGATTAATAATTTAACTGATAAGAAAAAGGAGTTTGAATTATCTGAAGTTAAAAGAGATCCAGAAGAATTTAAGAAACCAGATAGAGGATTAAAAAATTATTCAGTTAGTGGAAATAATTATACTTTTAAAGGGATAATTTCTGATGATGCATATCTTGCAGTACCTAAATATGATAGTTTCTATGAGGTGGATTTAAAGGATTCAATTAAAATAAATCTCAATTAG
- a CDS encoding ketoacyl-ACP synthase III produces MNNVKIKSIEVYHPENVVGNEFFIEHFKKYDKDIAGMLKAFGKEKRYLIENDKENTLTMGIEAAKKALRSAGIIGKDIDCIIFSSQMPEYSFPTQALIVHKYIEGKDEAMCTDSNTNCVGMLVAFDNAARYLQNNKHTKRALIIGADYTSIHCRKDDEMTYPVFGDGACAMVIEKTDEESGFIDSVYKTNSEEWDLVKFPACGLSKIYDSSVYDRQLHWTPFDGSFIGEFANESVHKLLDRHNMKIEDIKAYCFSQFAFPIITSCSQAMGEDLSKYIYIGNKYGYTGTSSPFIALYEGIKSGTIQRGDNVCLWSVGTNWTTCAIMLKY; encoded by the coding sequence ATGAATAATGTAAAAATTAAATCTATAGAAGTTTATCATCCAGAGAATGTTGTAGGAAATGAGTTCTTTATAGAACATTTCAAAAAATATGACAAAGATATAGCTGGAATGTTGAAGGCTTTTGGTAAGGAAAAGAGGTATTTAATTGAAAATGATAAGGAAAATACCCTAACTATGGGGATTGAAGCAGCAAAAAAGGCATTGAGGTCAGCTGGAATTATAGGGAAAGATATAGATTGCATCATTTTTTCTAGCCAGATGCCAGAATATTCATTCCCAACTCAAGCACTTATAGTTCATAAGTATATAGAAGGAAAAGATGAGGCTATGTGCACAGATAGTAATACTAACTGTGTTGGAATGCTTGTGGCTTTCGATAATGCAGCAAGATATTTGCAAAATAATAAACATACAAAGAGAGCTTTAATAATAGGAGCCGATTATACATCCATACACTGCAGAAAAGATGATGAGATGACATACCCTGTTTTTGGAGATGGAGCATGTGCTATGGTTATAGAAAAAACTGATGAAGAGTCAGGTTTTATTGATAGTGTATACAAGACTAATTCAGAAGAGTGGGATTTAGTAAAATTCCCTGCTTGCGGATTGTCTAAAATATATGATAGCTCAGTTTACGATAGACAATTACATTGGACTCCTTTTGATGGAAGTTTCATAGGAGAGTTTGCGAATGAAAGTGTACACAAGTTATTAGATAGACATAATATGAAGATAGAAGATATAAAAGCATATTGCTTCTCACAATTTGCATTTCCGATAATAACATCTTGTTCGCAGGCAATGGGGGAAGACCTGAGTAAATATATATACATTGGAAATAAATATGGATACACTGGTACAAGCAGTCCTTTTATAGCTTTGTATGAAGGAATTAAAAGTGGAACTATACAGAGAGGGGATAATGTTTGTTTATGGTCTGTGGGAACTAATTGGACAACCTGTGCTATAATGCTTAAATACTAG
- a CDS encoding hydrolase → MEKDKAENEFINLKSTALVVIDLQNGITNRELKPHTGGIVVSNAVKLAKAFKERDGFVVLVRVSTLDGKDMLKPKTDMQGSAVKHSEGWDMIVPELADINDTYLVTKRQWGAFYGTDLDLQLRRRGIDTIVLCGISTGIGVDTTAREAFQRGYNQVFAEDAMTAISKEEHDYVCKYIFPRIGKVRNTREIINLVK, encoded by the coding sequence GTGGAAAAAGATAAAGCTGAAAATGAATTTATTAATCTAAAATCAACAGCATTGGTTGTAATAGATCTTCAAAATGGAATTACAAATAGAGAACTTAAACCACATACCGGGGGAATTGTTGTTAGTAATGCAGTAAAGTTAGCAAAAGCATTTAAAGAGAGGGATGGATTTGTAGTACTAGTAAGAGTTTCAACTTTAGATGGGAAGGACATGTTAAAGCCCAAAACAGATATGCAAGGAAGTGCAGTTAAGCACAGTGAAGGGTGGGATATGATTGTCCCAGAGTTAGCAGATATTAATGATACGTATTTAGTTACCAAAAGACAATGGGGAGCGTTTTACGGAACAGATCTTGATTTGCAATTAAGGAGAAGAGGAATAGATACAATCGTATTGTGCGGTATATCAACTGGAATAGGAGTAGATACTACTGCAAGAGAAGCATTCCAAAGAGGATATAATCAAGTCTTTGCCGAAGATGCAATGACAGCTATAAGTAAAGAAGAGCATGATTATGTATGTAAATATATCTTTCCAAGAATAGGGAAGGTCAGAAATACAAGAGAAATTATAAATTTAGTTAAATAA
- a CDS encoding permease prefix domain 1-containing protein produces MYEKLRERVEELFQDAPRTNRAYELKEEVLANLIDRYNDLIEQGKSENEAINSAMSGVGDVEELIRGLKQNDVFNYEEMRKERQKSALIISVSVGLYIMSVVVLLICNELLGINDAISVSLMLTIDAVATGLIIYNAMSKPKYIKEDNTMVEEFKEWKSTNRKKNGVMQSIKSIVWTLIVAIYLLISFVFNAWAFSWIIFIVGAAIERIITLSFQLKE; encoded by the coding sequence ATGTATGAAAAATTAAGAGAAAGGGTGGAGGAACTCTTTCAAGATGCCCCTAGAACAAATAGAGCATATGAATTAAAAGAAGAAGTTTTAGCTAACTTAATAGACAGATATAATGATTTAATTGAGCAAGGAAAGAGTGAAAATGAAGCTATAAATTCTGCTATGTCTGGTGTTGGCGATGTAGAGGAATTGATAAGAGGTTTAAAGCAAAATGATGTTTTTAATTATGAAGAAATGAGGAAGGAAAGACAAAAGTCTGCGCTTATAATATCTGTTTCTGTAGGACTATATATTATGAGTGTAGTTGTTCTTCTAATATGTAATGAGCTTTTGGGAATAAATGATGCTATATCTGTATCTTTAATGCTTACTATAGATGCTGTAGCAACTGGACTAATAATCTATAATGCAATGTCAAAGCCTAAATATATTAAAGAAGATAATACAATGGTTGAAGAGTTTAAAGAATGGAAATCAACTAATAGAAAGAAAAATGGAGTTATGCAGTCAATAAAGTCAATAGTTTGGACTTTGATAGTAGCAATATATTTACTAATAAGTTTTGTTTTTAATGCATGGGCGTTCTCTTGGATTATATTTATTGTAGGAGCTGCAATAGAAAGAATTATCACTCTAAGTTTTCAATTAAAGGAGTGA
- a CDS encoding multidrug efflux MFS transporter, giving the protein MNLWRKNLVVCWVGMFATAIGMSQIAPVLPIYIKHLGINNVEFIEQLSGIAFGVTFIISAIFSPIWGKAADKYGRKPMLLRASLGMSIVIFSMGFVHNVYELIGLRLLQGVITGYSTACTTLIATQTDKKHAGWALGTLSTASVSGSLLGPMLGGYVEEILGTQWVFYITGGLMMIAFITTLFFVKEDFTPSKEKTLTMKEVWASIPNSSLIITMFITSFILQLALYSIEPIVTVYVTQLSRNSAHVALISGATFSASGLASVLAAPRLGKLSDKIGSQKVMLIALIVAGVVFIPQAFVKSPWQLMALRFILGLATAGLNPSINAFVKKITPDFITGRVFGFNMSAQYLGVFCGSILGGQVASLMGIKYVFFVTSTLLLINALWVYKKVFKRFETKSVIKSQAV; this is encoded by the coding sequence ATGAATCTTTGGAGAAAAAATTTAGTTGTTTGTTGGGTAGGTATGTTTGCAACTGCAATAGGCATGAGTCAGATAGCACCAGTATTGCCGATATACATAAAACATCTAGGTATTAATAATGTAGAATTTATAGAACAATTATCTGGGATTGCATTTGGAGTTACATTTATAATATCAGCTATTTTTTCACCAATATGGGGAAAGGCAGCAGATAAGTACGGAAGAAAACCAATGTTACTACGTGCGAGTCTTGGAATGTCAATTGTAATATTTAGTATGGGTTTTGTACACAATGTATATGAATTGATAGGCTTAAGATTACTGCAAGGGGTAATCACTGGGTATAGCACCGCATGTACTACTTTAATAGCAACCCAAACTGATAAAAAACATGCAGGATGGGCACTGGGAACTCTTTCTACGGCATCTGTTTCAGGTTCATTACTTGGGCCGATGCTAGGAGGATATGTGGAAGAAATACTTGGAACTCAATGGGTGTTTTATATAACTGGAGGATTAATGATGATAGCTTTTATTACAACACTATTTTTTGTAAAAGAAGATTTCACCCCCTCTAAAGAAAAAACACTTACTATGAAAGAAGTGTGGGCAAGTATTCCAAATAGCAGTTTAATTATAACAATGTTTATAACTTCATTTATACTTCAATTAGCTCTCTATTCAATAGAGCCAATAGTAACAGTATACGTTACGCAGTTATCTAGAAATTCTGCTCATGTTGCATTAATCTCAGGAGCAACATTTTCTGCATCTGGGTTAGCTAGTGTTTTAGCAGCACCAAGGCTTGGTAAACTTTCAGATAAAATCGGATCTCAAAAAGTAATGTTAATAGCCCTTATAGTTGCAGGTGTAGTATTTATACCACAAGCATTCGTTAAGAGTCCATGGCAGCTTATGGCATTAAGATTTATTTTAGGTTTAGCTACAGCAGGTTTAAATCCATCTATTAATGCATTCGTAAAAAAAATAACACCAGATTTCATAACAGGAAGAGTATTTGGATTTAATATGTCAGCTCAATATTTAGGAGTATTTTGCGGATCTATATTAGGAGGGCAGGTAGCTTCACTAATGGGAATTAAATATGTATTCTTTGTTACGAGTACTCTACTATTAATAAATGCATTGTGGGTATATAAGAAAGTATTTAAAAGGTTTGAGACAAAATCAGTTATAAAAAGCCAAGCAGTATAG
- a CDS encoding DUF4097 family beta strand repeat-containing protein, producing the protein MEKKLKVISIIIWGIIAITLTGALIFGIVAGGKGNFYRMIVFHSGDRKVQQTKEMSLQDAKKVNVDFSSDDISIYTTDEDDIKVVQKAYGTLKEEEKFTMEKNGDTINIKKGGNHLKFFIFGFGNFGSEVEVYVPKKYSGNLSVESSSGDIIVNDDINLKEVSFSQSSGEFKCNSEIKADKVDLEASSGDIDVNSLIGKSYDINVSSGDIRISSLSGSGNIEASSGDIKVGYKDINDKSDITATSGDVKVNMPKEMSFSFEGKCTSGDIKSNFDLSYSNKKRNQATAKVGSDPYKQLKVDTSSGDINISID; encoded by the coding sequence ATGGAGAAGAAATTAAAAGTAATAAGCATAATTATATGGGGAATAATTGCTATAACACTTACAGGGGCACTTATATTTGGAATAGTTGCTGGAGGAAAGGGTAACTTTTACAGAATGATCGTATTCCATAGTGGTGATAGAAAAGTTCAACAAACAAAAGAAATGTCTCTGCAAGATGCTAAAAAAGTAAATGTAGATTTTTCAAGTGACGATATATCAATTTATACTACTGATGAGGATGATATAAAAGTTGTTCAAAAAGCTTATGGAACTTTGAAGGAAGAAGAAAAATTCACAATGGAGAAAAATGGAGATACTATAAATATAAAAAAAGGAGGAAATCATCTTAAATTTTTTATATTTGGTTTTGGAAATTTTGGATCCGAAGTAGAAGTTTATGTTCCTAAGAAGTACAGTGGCAATCTTTCAGTAGAATCTTCTTCTGGAGATATAATAGTAAATGATGATATAAATCTTAAAGAAGTATCCTTTAGTCAAAGTTCAGGAGAGTTTAAATGCAATAGTGAAATAAAGGCTGATAAAGTAGATTTAGAGGCTTCATCAGGTGATATTGATGTCAATAGTCTTATAGGAAAAAGCTATGATATAAATGTTTCATCAGGTGATATAAGAATATCTTCCCTTTCAGGTTCTGGAAATATTGAAGCCTCATCTGGGGACATTAAAGTAGGTTATAAAGATATAAATGATAAGTCTGATATTACAGCAACCTCAGGAGATGTTAAGGTCAATATGCCAAAGGAAATGAGTTTCTCTTTTGAGGGGAAATGTACTTCTGGAGATATAAAATCAAACTTTGATTTAAGTTATAGTAATAAAAAAAGAAATCAGGCAACGGCAAAGGTAGGAAGTGATCCTTACAAACAATTAAAAGTAGATACTTCCTCAGGTGATATAAATATTTCGATTGATTAA
- a CDS encoding PadR family transcriptional regulator, whose amino-acid sequence MSITSDIIRGHTESIILAHLEEKDSYGYEINKSIQEKTNNKYELKEATLYSAFRRLEQSSLITSYWGDQTTGARRRYYSITKLGLAALEQNRTDWNESKQLIDSLINGGKKNV is encoded by the coding sequence ATGTCTATTACTTCAGATATAATAAGAGGACATACAGAAAGTATTATATTAGCTCATTTAGAGGAAAAAGACAGCTATGGTTATGAAATAAATAAGTCTATTCAAGAGAAAACAAATAATAAATATGAATTAAAAGAGGCAACTCTTTATTCAGCATTCAGAAGGTTGGAACAGTCATCATTAATAACTTCATATTGGGGAGACCAAACAACTGGAGCGAGAAGAAGATACTATTCCATAACTAAATTAGGGTTAGCAGCGTTAGAACAAAATCGTACGGATTGGAATGAATCCAAGCAATTAATTGATAGTTTGATTAATGGAGGTAAGAAAAATGTATGA